One Methanosphaera sp. WGK6 genomic window, ATTGAACCAATGTTAATTATTTTTCCATAGTTTTGTTCAATCATTACTTTTCCTACTTCTTTACAACAGTAGTATACACCACTAAGGTCTACTTCAATATGTTGTCTCCATTCTTCTGTTGGTTGATCCATAACCATTTTGTTATTTCCCATACCTGCAGAGTTGATTAATATATCAATTCTTCCATAGTGGTCTACAACTTTTTTCACAGATTCTTGAATATTTTCCACATCAGTTACATCAGTTACTGCATAGATTACTTCAGTTCCAAATTCTTCTTCAATTTCTTTTTTGTTTTCTTGTAATCTTTCTTCTCTTCTAGCAAATAATGCTAATTTTACACCTTGACTTGCTAATGCTTTTGCCATTTGAAGTCCTAGTCCTGAGGATGATCCAGTTACAACTGCTACTTTATCTTTAATGTCAAAATAATTTTTCATATTTTTATTCTCCTTAACTTATGTATTAATTAAATTAATATCGGAAATTAATTTCCTTTAACTTCTATTACAATATTTATCATGATTTATTATTATAGTTTTCGGTATCCATCATGATTTATAATGACAATAATTATACTCCAAAAACAAAATAAACAAATAAAACAAGAAAAATAAGCATATAATTAAATTAAAAAATTAATATAAAAAAAAGAAGACCAAAAACTATGAAAAATAAGAAAAATAAGAAAAATATGGTGAAAAAATATTCTATTTTGATTTAATTTAAAGAATACTCTTTAGTGTTGGAATCATCTTTTTTTATCTCAACACCATTAGGATAATATACTTTATCAATAATTCTTGCGTTAGAATTATATAATAATTTTTCTGTATGGTAAGTAAATACAAAATTACCTCCTCTAGGATATGAGAATTGTACTTTTTCATGGTCTCTAGGTTGATTAGTTAAAATATGATTTATACCACTACTTCCAATTGTAGTTCCACTGTATTGTAAACCTTCTTCACTAGTAGTTTTTAAATCCCAATTAACAATGCTCAATGTATTTGGATCACATTTTGCAACTAACATGCCTGTATCATAATCCATGTAATACATAGTACCATTTTCATCACGAGTAGCAAATTGATAACCTTTAGATCCTACTTCTGTATCCATACCAAAAAATGTCATATTTTCCCCACTAGCATTAATTCGAGTATTTGTATTATCAGCAGTATTGCTTGTAGTATTTTTTGTGTCTGTATCATTTGTTGTAGTTGGTGCAGTATTTTGATCACTTGTTCCTCCACCCATTACTGCCATTATAATTATTCCTAAACAGCATACTGCTGCAATAATTCCGATGATTTTCTTTTTATCACTTCTACCATCAGAGTTAAGA contains:
- a CDS encoding SDR family NAD(P)-dependent oxidoreductase, encoding MKNYFDIKDKVAVVTGSSSGLGLQMAKALASQGVKLALFARREERLQENKKEIEEEFGTEVIYAVTDVTDVENIQESVKKVVDHYGRIDILINSAGMGNNKMVMDQPTEEWRQHIEVDLSGVYYCCKEVGKVMIEQNYGKIINIGSIHSRVIFPGGGISAYSAAKGGVMNLTKNLAVEWAKYNITCNAIGPAVFATELTQESVDMDGFMDLIQAYCPMGRLGEPGELDGLAIYLASDASSFCTGQLICVDGGWTAI